From Deferrisoma camini S3R1, the proteins below share one genomic window:
- a CDS encoding site-specific DNA-methyltransferase → MSQRFDKLVALLKELFQLDQPDLDFGIYRIMHAKSAEVSRFLERDLLPQVKAEFATYRPADKAAIEKELAQAIEQAKNLGVDPESTQKVKELRARLEEQAVDIDALEAEVYDHLYRFFRRYYHEGDFISRRVYKEGVYAIPYEGEEVKLYWANHDQYYIKTSEYLRDYAFRLQPDDEKNPMRVHFRLVDAAEGEHGNVKEANKRVFVLTAEDFMAEEDGTEGKELVIRFEYRPATLTDWPEGEREGKKKPPAQKDLLAFAEQRILAVQDAAFAPWIEALRQPHVKSDGSRADYSRLRAHLNRYTARNTFDYFIHKDLGGFLRRELDFYIKNEVMHLDDIENETAPRVEQYLSKIRVIRKIARKIIDFLTQIEDFQKKLWLKKKFVTETFWCVSIGTILKIDDEAAREALLAEIAGNDAQRDEWVRLHAIDEIEGDLVTPGYSTPLTTAFLQAYPTLMVDTRHFDADFTARLLEAIGDVDEQTDGVLFHSENFQALTLMQKRYREEVKCVYIDPPYNTGKDGFPYRDNYQHSCWLEMLSDRLTVARNCMTLDAVLLSSIDDTEQPRLRLLMDEQFGSANHIANVVWKGATDNNPTRIATEHEYVVWYAKEIGATPPVWRSSVVDAKQLMLDEWKRLRDTCKTLKEVQMRFREFVRNNRDVLAPLTHYDRVDEEGPYTGGRKVHNPGKEGYRYDVIHPKTGKPCVQPARGYRFPKETMERLLASGKIIFGEDETQIVQIKEYLRDYTGGLKAVVELDSRVAANSIEALFGSREIFRNPKPVELLSNFFSFITATGSVVLDFFAGSGTTGHAVINLNREDGGRRKFILVEMGDYFDTVLLPRLKKVTFTPEWKNGKPKRLATAEEADRSPRIFKVLRLESYEDTLNNLEIRRSKVQEELFSRPEVQGADGFYEQYLLRYMLDVETRGSASLLNIRAFTDPTRYKLKVKRPGSDESREVCVDLIETFNWLIGLTVRHISAPRRFSAAFKRDPDPDLPEGAPRRLLLDGRLREDPEGPWWFRTVEGETRDGRKTLVIWRNRPGGEDPEGVEQDNLVLDAWFQKQGYSSKDSEFDLIYVNGTNNLENLKAPDDTWKVRLIEEDFHRRMFEMEGA, encoded by the coding sequence ATGAGCCAACGATTCGACAAGCTGGTGGCGCTTCTGAAGGAGCTGTTCCAGCTCGATCAGCCAGACCTCGACTTCGGCATCTACCGCATCATGCACGCCAAGAGCGCCGAGGTCTCGCGGTTCCTCGAGCGGGATCTGCTGCCGCAGGTGAAGGCGGAATTTGCCACCTACCGGCCGGCGGACAAGGCGGCGATCGAGAAGGAGCTGGCTCAGGCGATCGAGCAAGCGAAGAATCTGGGCGTCGATCCAGAAAGCACCCAGAAGGTGAAAGAGCTTCGTGCTCGTCTCGAAGAGCAGGCCGTGGACATCGATGCCCTCGAAGCCGAGGTTTACGACCACCTCTACCGCTTCTTCCGCCGCTACTACCACGAGGGCGACTTCATCTCGCGTCGCGTGTATAAGGAAGGCGTTTACGCCATCCCCTATGAGGGCGAAGAGGTCAAGCTCTACTGGGCCAACCACGACCAGTACTACATCAAGACCAGCGAGTACCTCCGTGACTACGCCTTCCGCCTACAGCCCGACGATGAGAAGAACCCCATGCGCGTCCACTTCCGGCTGGTGGACGCCGCCGAGGGCGAACACGGCAACGTCAAAGAGGCCAACAAGCGGGTCTTCGTGCTGACTGCCGAGGACTTCATGGCCGAGGAGGACGGGACGGAAGGCAAGGAACTGGTGATCCGGTTCGAGTACCGGCCCGCCACGCTCACCGACTGGCCAGAGGGGGAGCGAGAGGGCAAGAAGAAGCCCCCGGCCCAGAAGGACCTGCTCGCCTTTGCCGAGCAGCGGATCCTCGCCGTGCAGGATGCGGCGTTCGCCCCATGGATCGAGGCCCTGCGCCAGCCACACGTCAAGAGCGACGGCAGCCGGGCCGACTATTCCCGCCTGCGCGCTCACCTGAACCGCTACACCGCCCGCAACACCTTTGACTACTTCATCCACAAGGATCTGGGCGGGTTCCTGCGGCGCGAGCTCGACTTCTACATCAAGAACGAGGTCATGCACCTCGACGACATCGAGAACGAGACTGCGCCAAGGGTCGAACAGTACCTCTCCAAGATCAGGGTCATCCGCAAAATCGCCCGTAAGATCATCGACTTCCTCACCCAGATCGAGGATTTCCAGAAGAAGCTGTGGCTCAAGAAGAAGTTCGTTACCGAGACTTTCTGGTGCGTGAGTATCGGCACGATCCTCAAGATCGACGACGAGGCCGCGCGGGAAGCTCTGCTAGCAGAGATTGCCGGGAACGACGCCCAGCGCGACGAGTGGGTGCGGCTGCACGCCATCGACGAGATCGAGGGTGACCTTGTCACACCTGGGTACAGCACCCCTCTCACCACGGCGTTCTTACAAGCCTACCCGACCCTGATGGTGGACACGCGGCACTTCGACGCCGACTTCACCGCGCGGCTGCTGGAGGCCATCGGCGATGTGGATGAGCAGACCGATGGGGTGCTTTTTCATAGCGAGAATTTCCAGGCGCTGACGTTGATGCAGAAGCGGTATCGGGAAGAGGTGAAATGTGTTTATATTGATCCACCATACAACACAGGGAAGGACGGGTTTCCCTATCGGGATAATTACCAACATTCCTGTTGGCTTGAGATGCTGAGTGATCGCTTGACGGTGGCACGCAACTGCATGACTTTAGACGCAGTGCTTTTATCAAGCATCGATGATACGGAACAACCGCGCCTTAGATTGCTGATGGATGAGCAGTTTGGTTCTGCAAACCATATTGCCAACGTCGTTTGGAAGGGGGCTACAGACAACAATCCTACTCGGATCGCTACGGAACACGAATATGTCGTGTGGTATGCCAAGGAGATTGGGGCAACACCACCAGTTTGGCGCAGCTCTGTTGTCGACGCAAAACAATTGATGCTTGATGAGTGGAAGCGCCTCCGAGATACATGCAAGACGCTGAAAGAAGTTCAAATGCGTTTTAGAGAGTTCGTGAGAAACAACCGTGACGTGCTAGCTCCATTGACACATTACGATCGAGTTGACGAGGAAGGACCGTACACCGGAGGAAGAAAGGTTCACAACCCAGGCAAAGAGGGGTACCGATATGACGTCATCCATCCTAAGACTGGCAAACCATGTGTACAACCTGCTAGGGGCTACCGCTTTCCCAAGGAAACTATGGAGCGTCTACTCGCTAGCGGCAAAATTATTTTCGGCGAAGACGAAACACAAATCGTTCAAATCAAGGAATACCTTCGAGACTATACTGGTGGTCTAAAGGCTGTGGTAGAACTTGATAGTAGGGTCGCAGCAAATTCGATTGAAGCCCTTTTTGGCTCGAGAGAAATTTTCAGGAACCCGAAGCCTGTCGAGCTGCTCTCGAATTTTTTTAGCTTTATCACTGCAACTGGATCAGTAGTCCTCGACTTCTTCGCAGGCTCCGGCACCACCGGCCACGCGGTCATCAACCTGAACCGCGAGGACGGCGGGCGGCGCAAGTTCATCCTCGTCGAAATGGGGGATTACTTCGACACGGTACTGCTGCCGCGCCTGAAGAAGGTCACCTTCACCCCGGAATGGAAGAACGGCAAGCCCAAGCGGTTGGCCACTGCCGAGGAGGCCGATCGCAGCCCGCGCATCTTCAAGGTGCTGCGCCTCGAGTCCTACGAGGACACGCTCAACAACCTGGAGATCCGCCGCTCGAAGGTCCAGGAGGAGCTGTTCAGCCGGCCCGAGGTCCAGGGTGCGGACGGGTTTTACGAGCAGTACCTGCTGCGCTACATGCTCGACGTGGAGACGCGCGGCAGCGCCTCGCTCCTCAATATCCGCGCTTTCACCGACCCGACCCGGTACAAGCTCAAGGTCAAACGCCCCGGCTCGGACGAGTCGCGGGAGGTCTGCGTGGACCTCATCGAGACCTTCAACTGGCTGATCGGTCTCACCGTTCGTCACATCAGTGCGCCCCGAAGGTTTAGTGCCGCGTTCAAGCGCGACCCCGACCCCGATCTGCCCGAGGGCGCTCCGCGCCGCCTGCTGCTGGATGGGCGACTCCGGGAGGATCCGGAGGGCCCCTGGTGGTTCCGCACCGTGGAAGGGGAGACCCGCGACGGCCGCAAGACGCTCGTCATCTGGCGCAACCGGCCCGGGGGCGAGGACCCCGAGGGCGTGGAGCAGGACAACCTGGTCCTTGACGCGTGGTTCCAGAAGCAGGGCTACTCCAGCAAGGACAGCGAGTTCGACCTGATCTACGTCAACGGCACCAACAACCTGGAGAACCTCAAGGCGCCCGACGACACCTGGAAGGTCCGCCTGATCGAAGAGGACTTCCACCGTCGGATGTTCGAGATGGAGGGGGCGTGA
- a CDS encoding Fic family protein, whose product MAAVRYHEGRFPPKSLDWPRLIPLLGPAAAAVARYDGMLAAIPNPDVLLSPLTTEEAVLSSRIEGTQATMGEVLEYEAGKEPVSPERREDIREILNYRAAMREAERLLQTLPLSQRVIREAHRVLLSGVRGQERSPGEYRRVPNWIGPPGCTVEEARFVPIDAAKLPEAMGAWERYAHEDAPDRLVQLAILHAEFEALHPFLDGNGRIGRMLIPLFLWQRGLIRKPRFYISAYFEARRDAYYDALLAVSRDDDWTGWCRFFLEAARVQAEDNLAKAEAILRLYEEMKRRIPRLTRSQYAIHALDWIFERPIFRSTDFVVAARIPEPTARRFLGVLRKEGVIEEIAQGRGRRPAILAFPALINIAEGRSVL is encoded by the coding sequence ATGGCGGCGGTTCGTTACCACGAGGGCCGCTTCCCGCCCAAGAGTCTGGACTGGCCCCGGCTGATCCCGCTTCTCGGGCCGGCCGCGGCGGCGGTGGCCCGGTACGACGGCATGCTGGCAGCGATTCCCAACCCGGACGTCCTGCTTTCGCCCCTCACCACCGAGGAAGCGGTGCTTTCCTCGCGCATCGAGGGGACCCAGGCCACCATGGGCGAGGTGCTGGAGTACGAAGCCGGAAAGGAGCCGGTCTCTCCGGAGCGCCGGGAAGATATCCGCGAGATCCTCAACTATCGCGCTGCCATGCGGGAGGCCGAACGCCTTCTTCAAACACTGCCCCTTTCCCAGCGGGTGATCCGCGAGGCACATCGGGTGCTTTTGTCGGGGGTGCGGGGACAGGAGCGGTCCCCTGGCGAATACCGCCGGGTGCCCAACTGGATCGGGCCGCCGGGCTGCACCGTGGAGGAGGCCCGATTCGTCCCCATAGACGCGGCCAAGCTGCCGGAGGCCATGGGCGCCTGGGAGCGCTATGCCCACGAGGACGCGCCGGACCGGCTGGTGCAGCTCGCGATCCTTCACGCAGAGTTCGAGGCGTTGCACCCGTTCCTCGACGGAAACGGCCGGATCGGCCGCATGCTGATTCCCCTTTTCCTGTGGCAGCGGGGGCTGATCCGGAAGCCGAGGTTCTACATCAGCGCGTACTTCGAGGCGCGGCGGGATGCCTACTATGACGCCTTGCTCGCGGTCTCCCGGGACGATGACTGGACCGGATGGTGCCGCTTCTTCCTCGAAGCGGCACGGGTTCAGGCCGAGGACAACCTGGCCAAGGCCGAGGCGATCCTGCGGCTCTACGAGGAGATGAAGCGCCGGATTCCTAGGCTGACCCGGTCTCAGTATGCGATCCATGCCCTCGACTGGATCTTCGAGCGACCGATTTTCCGGAGTACGGATTTCGTGGTGGCGGCGAGGATTCCGGAGCCCACAGCCAGACGTTTTCTGGGAGTGTTGCGAAAAGAGGGTGTGATCGAAGAGATCGCCCAAGGCCGGGGCCGGCGGCCTGCGATCCTGGCCTTTCCTGCCCTGATCAACATCGCCGAGGGGAGGAGCGTGCTTTGA
- a CDS encoding DEAD/DEAH box helicase family protein gives MSRPRRRRNRRPQLPFNRKLLLNRWLLGLFGVERFDQLAEHLRDESLEGLDENNIHRFHRALCLHLPQEKRPELSDEVLLRYDQAIVSVTQKLNERRTTRGEPPIVWKYFQYLALLFTEIYLDSYFQDPGELLAALNAHLEAFNKDVDEPDRIAPFDPGGDARGQLNKLAFWMATGSGKTLLMHAHILQYRRYLETHGRARELNRIILLTPNEGLSQQHLREFEKSGIQAEIFNKNGRGLFAGHAVEILEVTKLKEEMGEKTVAIEAFEGNNLVLVDEGHRGASSGREGAWMKARNALCERGFSFEYSATFGQAVKGNQELGHLYAKSVLFDYSYRWFYGDGFGKDYQILNLEDDSDSEWMQTYLTACLLAFYQQQRLYRDQETALRPFNIEKPLWIFVGGSVTATLATRDASDIVEILRFLDGYVRDRAGSIRRIEKVLSQGLVTASSRNLFSGHFTYLNTSGLTPQQVFDETLALLFNAPGGGALHVENLKGATGEIALRLGDNDPFGVINVGDDNKLIKICEQKGISTTEREFAGSLFHELDRPDSTINVLIGSKKFTEGWSSWRVSTMGLMNVGRGEGAQIIQLFGRGVRLKGVGMSLKRSSRATLPEGLERPRHIETLETLSIFGIRADYMAQFRDFLKEEGVSANQERIKILLPIIKNLGKRPLKTIRLKKKIHGVSTEFGDAFRKLGPIPSVRPPDPAVDPGTEWLRTNPVVVNWHPKIRAMKSEGVSGGDAEGTLQEAQLSPRHVALLDIERLYFELERFKAERGWYNLNLTLDGIRALLLDTSWYRLLIPEAELAFDSVETFDLVEKLHRWHEIALALLRKYTERYYTFRKREWELPHLEYRDLTEDDPNFFVVKEDAPAYGYHILIEESQAEIVAKLEELKAAIEAGDLRPWEFRGLKAIFFDRHLYQPLLYAEGGAVEISPVPLNKGERRFVEDLKAFCDGKPPILEGRELYLLRNLSKGCGVGFFEAGNFYPDFILWILAGSRQHVVFVDPKGIRNVPKNDPKIEFYKTIKEIERRMGDPSVVLESFIISNTRSHEMERQWGVDKRAMTERHILFQIDDRDAYIESMLQQIIESSGPADENIPGGVTGDAIVRDLERPAPRRASPNALLEAALDYLRAHPGPRSRAEITNALGITSSQWLPLARQLAEHDEVERTGEKRGTRYRWRGGNNMSER, from the coding sequence ATGAGCCGACCACGCCGACGCCGGAACCGCAGGCCCCAACTCCCCTTCAATCGGAAGCTGTTGCTGAACCGGTGGCTGCTCGGGCTTTTCGGCGTGGAGCGGTTCGATCAGCTCGCCGAGCACCTGCGCGATGAGAGCCTGGAGGGGCTGGACGAGAACAACATCCACCGCTTCCACCGCGCCCTCTGCCTGCACCTGCCGCAGGAGAAGCGCCCCGAGTTGTCCGACGAGGTGCTGCTCCGCTACGACCAGGCGATCGTCTCGGTGACCCAGAAGCTCAACGAGCGGCGCACTACCCGCGGCGAGCCGCCGATCGTGTGGAAGTATTTCCAGTACCTGGCCCTGCTGTTCACCGAGATCTATCTCGATAGCTATTTTCAGGATCCGGGGGAGCTGCTCGCGGCCTTGAATGCACACCTTGAGGCGTTCAACAAGGACGTGGACGAGCCGGATCGGATCGCGCCGTTCGACCCCGGCGGCGACGCCCGAGGCCAGCTCAATAAGCTCGCCTTCTGGATGGCCACCGGCAGCGGCAAAACCCTGCTCATGCACGCCCACATCCTCCAGTACCGCCGGTACCTGGAGACGCACGGCCGGGCTCGGGAGCTCAACCGCATCATCCTGCTGACGCCCAACGAGGGGCTTTCGCAACAGCATCTGCGGGAGTTCGAGAAGTCCGGCATTCAGGCCGAGATCTTCAACAAAAACGGCCGCGGACTCTTCGCCGGCCACGCAGTCGAGATCCTCGAAGTCACCAAGCTCAAGGAGGAGATGGGCGAGAAAACGGTGGCTATCGAGGCGTTCGAGGGCAACAACCTGGTGCTGGTGGATGAGGGACATCGGGGGGCCTCTTCCGGACGGGAAGGGGCGTGGATGAAGGCCCGGAACGCGCTGTGCGAGAGGGGCTTTTCCTTCGAATACTCGGCCACCTTCGGACAGGCGGTGAAGGGCAACCAGGAACTGGGGCACCTCTACGCCAAAAGTGTTCTGTTCGACTACTCCTACCGCTGGTTCTACGGCGACGGCTTCGGCAAGGACTACCAGATCCTCAACCTGGAGGACGACAGTGACAGCGAATGGATGCAGACGTATTTGACCGCCTGCCTCCTCGCCTTCTACCAGCAGCAACGGCTTTACCGGGACCAAGAGACGGCGCTTCGGCCCTTCAACATCGAGAAGCCGCTCTGGATTTTCGTGGGCGGCAGTGTCACGGCCACGCTTGCGACTCGCGACGCGTCGGACATCGTGGAGATCCTGCGGTTTCTGGATGGCTACGTTCGGGATCGAGCCGGCAGCATCCGCCGCATCGAGAAGGTGCTGAGCCAGGGGCTGGTCACGGCCTCCAGCCGTAACCTCTTCTCGGGCCACTTCACTTACCTCAACACCAGCGGACTCACGCCGCAGCAGGTGTTCGACGAGACGCTGGCCTTGCTTTTCAACGCGCCGGGCGGCGGCGCGCTGCACGTGGAAAACCTGAAAGGAGCCACCGGCGAGATCGCCCTGCGCCTCGGCGACAACGACCCGTTCGGTGTGATCAACGTCGGGGACGACAACAAGCTGATCAAGATCTGCGAGCAGAAGGGGATCAGCACCACCGAACGTGAGTTCGCCGGCTCACTCTTCCACGAGCTCGATCGGCCAGATTCGACGATCAACGTCCTGATCGGCTCGAAGAAGTTCACCGAAGGTTGGTCGAGCTGGCGTGTCTCGACCATGGGCCTCATGAACGTCGGCCGCGGCGAGGGCGCCCAGATTATCCAGCTTTTTGGCCGCGGGGTGCGCCTCAAAGGCGTTGGGATGAGCCTCAAGCGCAGTAGCCGCGCCACTCTGCCCGAAGGGCTCGAGCGCCCCAGGCACATCGAGACCCTGGAGACGCTCTCCATCTTCGGCATCCGTGCTGACTACATGGCCCAGTTCCGTGACTTCCTCAAGGAGGAAGGGGTTTCTGCCAACCAGGAGCGAATCAAAATACTGCTCCCAATCATCAAGAACCTGGGCAAGCGGCCGCTCAAGACCATTCGCCTCAAAAAAAAGATTCATGGCGTCAGCACCGAGTTTGGGGACGCCTTCCGAAAACTGGGGCCGATCCCATCGGTACGGCCGCCCGACCCTGCAGTCGATCCGGGCACCGAGTGGCTCCGCACGAATCCCGTGGTGGTCAATTGGCACCCCAAGATCCGGGCGATGAAGTCAGAGGGCGTCTCAGGCGGTGATGCCGAGGGCACGCTGCAGGAAGCGCAGCTCTCACCGCGCCACGTCGCCCTCCTGGACATTGAGCGCCTGTACTTCGAGCTGGAGCGTTTCAAAGCCGAGCGCGGCTGGTACAACCTGAACCTGACCCTGGACGGCATCCGGGCACTCTTACTGGATACGAGCTGGTACCGCCTCCTCATCCCCGAGGCCGAGCTTGCCTTCGATTCGGTGGAAACCTTCGATTTGGTGGAAAAGCTCCACCGCTGGCACGAGATCGCACTCGCCCTGCTGCGAAAATACACCGAGCGCTACTACACCTTCCGCAAGCGGGAATGGGAGTTGCCGCATCTCGAGTACCGGGATCTCACCGAAGACGACCCGAACTTCTTCGTCGTCAAGGAAGATGCGCCGGCGTACGGCTACCACATCCTGATCGAGGAATCCCAGGCAGAAATCGTGGCCAAATTGGAGGAGCTCAAGGCCGCGATTGAGGCCGGTGACCTCAGGCCATGGGAGTTCCGGGGCCTCAAGGCCATTTTCTTCGATCGGCACCTGTACCAGCCTCTCCTCTATGCCGAGGGAGGGGCCGTGGAGATCTCACCGGTGCCGCTCAATAAAGGAGAACGGCGCTTCGTCGAGGACCTGAAGGCGTTCTGCGACGGCAAACCGCCGATTTTAGAAGGCAGGGAGCTCTATCTGCTTCGTAACCTGAGCAAAGGGTGCGGCGTTGGCTTTTTTGAAGCGGGGAATTTCTACCCCGACTTCATCCTTTGGATCTTGGCTGGCTCCCGCCAGCATGTGGTCTTTGTGGACCCGAAGGGCATCCGCAATGTGCCCAAAAACGACCCAAAGATCGAATTTTACAAAACTATCAAGGAGATCGAAAGGAGAATGGGGGATCCTAGCGTAGTGTTGGAGTCCTTCATCATCTCGAACACACGGTCGCATGAGATGGAAAGGCAATGGGGTGTCGATAAACGAGCCATGACAGAGCGGCATATCCTGTTTCAGATCGACGACAGAGACGCCTACATTGAATCAATGCTTCAACAAATCATTGAGTCCTCGGGACCGGCGGACGAGAACATCCCGGGGGGGGTGACAGGTGATGCGATCGTGAGGGATCTGGAGCGGCCGGCCCCGCGGCGAGCCAGCCCCAATGCCCTGCTCGAGGCCGCGCTGGACTACCTGCGCGCCCACCCCGGCCCGCGCTCCCGCGCCGAGATCACGAACGCCTTAGGTATCACCTCCTCTCAGTGGCTACCCCTCGCCCGCCAACTGGCGGAACACGATGAAGTGGAAAGGACTGGGGAAAAAAGGGGAACACGCTACCGATGGCGCGGCGGCAATAATATGAGCGAGAGATGA
- the mads3 gene encoding methylation-associated defense system AAA family ATPase MAD3, whose translation MTKIEALRYRSLRYIRQAVRPFQLLVGPNASGKSTFLDVIGLLGDLVRTDLDTAIRGDSRLEIMMRAPDPRHLTWLRSGDAFELAVELAIPPDLQTAKGGAYGRVRYEMRIEVAGEPRIGAENLWLIAETGQEGAATNRAPPQPILFPGLREAPEHIVRLPRKRSPKGWKKVVTRGDAGQAYFISETTGWNAPFALSTQKTALASLPEDRERFPVALWLRDVLQTGVQRLALAAEAMRRPSPPTRQAGYLSDGSNLPYVVARLEKRHPDRLKRWVAHLREALPDIESVSTAEREEDRHRYLVVRYRNGLDAPSWIVSDGTLRTLALTLLAYTPDVEGGILLIEEPENGIHPRAVETVFQALSSVYGAQVFLATHSPVVLGMARLDDLLCFGRTQEGATDIVAGRDHPRLTQWKGALDLSSLFAAGVLG comes from the coding sequence GTGACCAAAATCGAAGCGCTCCGCTACCGGAGCCTTCGGTACATCCGCCAGGCCGTGCGGCCGTTCCAGCTTCTGGTCGGGCCCAACGCGAGCGGGAAGTCCACCTTTCTCGACGTGATCGGGTTGCTGGGGGATCTGGTCCGCACCGACCTCGACACGGCGATCCGGGGCGACAGCCGGCTCGAGATCATGATGCGCGCGCCGGATCCGCGCCATCTCACGTGGCTGCGCAGTGGCGATGCCTTCGAGTTGGCCGTCGAACTGGCGATTCCGCCCGACCTGCAGACGGCAAAGGGCGGTGCATACGGTCGGGTGCGTTACGAAATGCGCATCGAGGTGGCCGGCGAGCCCCGGATCGGCGCGGAGAACCTATGGTTGATCGCTGAAACCGGGCAGGAGGGGGCTGCGACGAACAGGGCCCCGCCCCAACCGATCCTGTTCCCCGGGTTGCGGGAGGCGCCGGAACACATCGTGCGCCTGCCCAGGAAAAGGTCGCCGAAAGGCTGGAAAAAGGTCGTGACGCGGGGCGACGCGGGCCAGGCGTACTTCATCTCCGAGACCACGGGATGGAACGCGCCGTTCGCGCTCTCCACCCAGAAGACGGCCTTGGCCAGCCTGCCCGAGGACCGAGAGCGTTTCCCGGTGGCGCTGTGGCTCCGCGACGTTCTACAGACCGGTGTTCAACGGCTGGCCCTGGCGGCCGAGGCCATGCGCCGTCCCTCGCCGCCCACGCGCCAGGCCGGGTACCTCTCCGATGGGTCCAACCTTCCGTACGTGGTAGCACGTCTGGAAAAGCGGCACCCGGACCGGTTGAAGCGGTGGGTGGCGCACCTGCGGGAAGCGCTGCCCGACATCGAATCGGTCTCCACGGCCGAGAGGGAGGAGGATCGGCACCGTTACCTCGTGGTCCGTTACCGAAACGGGCTCGATGCACCGTCATGGATCGTTTCGGACGGCACCCTGCGCACCCTCGCCCTGACGCTACTCGCATACACGCCCGACGTGGAGGGCGGCATCCTGCTGATCGAGGAGCCCGAGAACGGCATCCACCCGAGGGCGGTCGAGACGGTGTTCCAGGCGCTTTCCTCGGTCTATGGCGCCCAGGTGTTTTTGGCCACCCACTCCCCGGTCGTCCTGGGGATGGCGCGGCTCGACGATCTGCTGTGCTTCGGCCGCACGCAGGAGGGGGCCACCGACATCGTCGCGGGGCGCGACCACCCCAGGCTCACGCAGTGGAAGGGTGCGCTCGATCTCTCGAGCCTGTTCGCCGCGGGGGTGCTGGGATGA
- the mads4 gene encoding methylation-associated defense system protein MAD4 has product MNPDLVCVVADKNIEAVISTLVGERRRSIGLREFSVEVHVHPLRDPGCYRDGPEFLRGLLGDTPSRGLLVFDQAWEGNPHPSAADTERAVREQFAALGIADRAEVVVVEPEIEAWVWSRSPHVERVLGWAGARPPLREWLKTRGLWPEDRAKPEDPKATVEDALREKRIPRSSALYRELAEKVTLRGCQDAAFGRLCDVLRRWFPA; this is encoded by the coding sequence ATGAACCCGGACCTCGTTTGCGTGGTGGCCGACAAGAACATCGAGGCCGTGATCTCGACGTTGGTGGGCGAACGCAGGCGGTCCATCGGTCTCAGGGAGTTTTCGGTCGAGGTCCACGTTCACCCCTTGCGAGACCCCGGCTGCTACCGGGACGGGCCGGAGTTCTTGCGCGGACTCCTGGGGGACACTCCCTCGCGGGGCCTCTTGGTGTTCGATCAGGCGTGGGAAGGGAACCCCCACCCCAGCGCCGCGGATACCGAACGGGCCGTGCGCGAGCAGTTCGCCGCCCTGGGCATTGCCGACCGCGCCGAGGTGGTGGTGGTCGAGCCCGAGATCGAAGCGTGGGTGTGGAGCCGGTCGCCCCACGTGGAGCGGGTGTTGGGCTGGGCAGGGGCCCGGCCGCCGCTGCGTGAGTGGCTGAAGACCCGGGGTCTATGGCCTGAGGACCGCGCAAAGCCGGAGGACCCGAAGGCGACCGTGGAAGACGCATTGCGGGAAAAGCGCATCCCCCGGTCTTCGGCTCTCTACCGGGAGCTGGCCGAAAAGGTCACCCTGCGGGGCTGCCAGGACGCCGCTTTCGGGCGGCTGTGCGATGTGCTCCGGCGCTGGTTCCCGGCCTGA
- a CDS encoding S16 family serine protease, translating into MTGIGVAFFVAAYSVLRKASAQPGLLVLGGLSIQGNIKPVRSLMEPLQVAMDNGAKCALIPIENKRNFLSGGGDADRF; encoded by the coding sequence ATGACAGGAATCGGTGTGGCCTTCTTCGTGGCCGCCTACTCGGTGCTGCGCAAAGCCTCGGCCCAGCCGGGGCTCCTGGTCCTCGGGGGCCTGAGCATCCAGGGCAACATCAAACCCGTGCGCTCGCTGATGGAGCCCCTGCAGGTGGCCATGGATAACGGCGCCAAGTGCGCCCTCATCCCCATCGAGAATAAGCGGAACTTCTTGAGCGGGGGAGGGGACGCTGACAGGTTTTAA
- a CDS encoding type II toxin-antitoxin system VapC family toxin translates to MNSVRAAGTSWVLDASTVLALLQEEPGANRVLDVLPRAAISTVNLSEVVGKLLDVGMPEVEISHVVGALGLETVPFGDETAWRAADLKLKTRGLGLSLGDRACLATGLVLGRPVLTADRAWTKLELPIRIECVR, encoded by the coding sequence GTGAATAGCGTTCGCGCGGCGGGAACGTCGTGGGTGCTCGACGCCTCGACCGTGCTGGCCCTCCTTCAGGAGGAACCGGGAGCCAACCGCGTGCTCGACGTGCTCCCCCGCGCCGCCATCTCCACCGTAAATCTCTCGGAGGTCGTCGGGAAGCTCCTCGACGTGGGCATGCCAGAGGTCGAGATTTCCCACGTGGTCGGGGCCCTCGGGCTTGAGACCGTTCCCTTCGGCGACGAGACCGCCTGGCGGGCGGCCGACCTGAAACTGAAAACCCGGGGCCTCGGGCTCTCCCTGGGCGACCGGGCGTGCCTCGCCACCGGGCTCGTGCTGGGCCGACCCGTGCTCACCGCCGACCGGGCATGGACAAAACTCGAACTGCCGATCCGGATCGAGTGCGTCCGGTGA
- a CDS encoding AbrB/MazE/SpoVT family DNA-binding domain-containing protein, whose protein sequence is MGQEARVTIAKNGRLVLPAALRRAIGLANGGDALLRVREGRIEIEPLRAAVERARNVASRYAGGRNLVDELLRERRGEAERE, encoded by the coding sequence ATGGGACAAGAAGCACGGGTGACCATCGCGAAGAACGGACGGCTCGTCCTTCCCGCGGCGCTCCGTAGGGCGATCGGTCTCGCGAACGGCGGCGACGCCTTGCTCCGGGTGCGGGAGGGCCGCATCGAGATCGAGCCGCTCCGCGCGGCGGTCGAGCGCGCGCGAAACGTGGCGAGCCGCTACGCGGGCGGCCGGAATCTGGTGGACGAACTCCTTCGGGAGCGCCGCGGGGAGGCCGAGCGTGAATAG